ACTTCTTTAAATCAAGCTTTGTCAATGGTGGTGCACTCCTTTTGGAAATAATAATTATCATGGGAGCTGATAAGAAAGTTCAGCCTCTCCAGTGACATACGACTCTTTTCCCTTTTTTACTGCATTCATAACACCCTATGAGTTTTCTTAGCCAATTTCCCTCTTATTCTTATCTTGCGTCTTTTCCTTTATATATATTTCTATAAATGTGTTGTATATCTTTTATTAATTTCCGTAATTCCCCCTATTCCTTTCTAATATCAATTAATATTACAAATGCCCTATTTCTGATGGTCCTTTGAACATGTTAATTTACAAGGGATGTCCAATAGCTTTATAATTTTAGAGTACATATTAATAAGGAGATTATTATGGAGAAAACACAAACAGACCGGCGGGAGAATTTGCTGTTTATTGCCTGGGCAGCATCGATTCTGGCCATGTTCGGCAGCCTTTATTTTTCGGAAATCAGGCAATACGAACCTTGCGAGCTTTGCTGGTATCAAAGGATTGTCATGTACCCATTTGCTGTCATATTAGGCTTGGCTGTTATTAAGAAAGATTATCGCATCAGCCTTTATACAATGGTGTTATCTGCAGTTGGAGCAGGGATTTCCATATACCACTATTCCATTCAGAAAATTTCATTTATGGCAGACCATGCAGCAGCATGCGGGAGAGTTCCCTGTACAGGGCAATATATTAATTGGCTTGGATTCATTACGATTCCGTTTTTAGCATTGACAGCTTTTATAATTATTTTTATTTGCAGTTATCTTGTCTGGAAGAAAACCAAGGAGGTAGCAGAATAATGAAAAAGGTCATTATTTTTCTTGCCATTATCATTGCGTTATTCGCAGCTGTTGGAATCTTAACTAAGATGCAAAATGAAGAAAAAGTTTCTGGGAATAATCCATATGAAAAGGATTCACTTCATCCTGAAACAGTCAAACAGCTTGAAGACCCAAATTATCAAAATCTGATTCTTCCTGAAGAATTGGACAAAAAGTTAAATGAAAATGAAGATGTAACTGTGTATTTTTATAGCCCGACATGCCCTCATTGCCAGAGGACAACTCCTATTGTGTCTCCGCTTACAGAAGATATGGGCATTGACCTGGTTCAATTCAACCTGCTTGAATTTGAAGACGGCTGGGACAATTACGGAATTAAGGAGACTCCAACAATTGTTCAATTCAAAGACGGCAAAGAGGTTAACAGAATTACTGGCTACCAGGAAAAAGAAGTCTTTGAACAATGGTTTAATGAGAATTCGAAATAACCAAAAACGCCTGCGGCTGCAGGCGTTTTTCTATACGAGCATTTCATTTGCGGCTTTGGCGTAGACACTGAACAAATTATTCCGCGGCATCCTTTCTCCGCAAAAATGACTGTAGGCAAATGGAAATGACAAACCGAATTCTTGAAGTATTTGAACATTTTTGGCGAAAATCATCTCATATTTGTCATTCATCTGACGGGATTCCAGAATAGCCATTAGCGTCTGCAGTCCTGCTATAACCTGATAAGCCTCCTTTAATGTTCCGAAGTATTCAAAGTGCCGTGTAGAAGTATGTAAAATCTTCTGCTGTTCAAATTCTCTAATGTCATCATCTGTGAAATAAAGAGGAAACACATTTGAATAGAATTTTCTAATTAACTCTTGAATTTTTTGTTCCTGATCAGGAGTTGATGCAAATACAACTTTCACTGATAACCCACCTTTGTAATCCTTGTAATCAGTTCGTAATATATACATAAGAATATCATATTCTGAAAGCCCTTTAGGGTGGTAATTATACCCATGGAGAAGGGATTTGTTGACATTTATTCCTCCTGCGGAAATAGATGGCACAGTCGTAATGCTTTATAATTAGTT
This window of the Cytobacillus pseudoceanisediminis genome carries:
- a CDS encoding YhcU family protein codes for the protein MKVVFASTPDQEQKIQELIRKFYSNVFPLYFTDDDIREFEQQKILHTSTRHFEYFGTLKEAYQVIAGLQTLMAILESRQMNDKYEMIFAKNVQILQEFGLSFPFAYSHFCGERMPRNNLFSVYAKAANEMLV
- a CDS encoding thioredoxin family protein, which translates into the protein MKKVIIFLAIIIALFAAVGILTKMQNEEKVSGNNPYEKDSLHPETVKQLEDPNYQNLILPEELDKKLNENEDVTVYFYSPTCPHCQRTTPIVSPLTEDMGIDLVQFNLLEFEDGWDNYGIKETPTIVQFKDGKEVNRITGYQEKEVFEQWFNENSK
- a CDS encoding disulfide oxidoreductase; the protein is MEKTQTDRRENLLFIAWAASILAMFGSLYFSEIRQYEPCELCWYQRIVMYPFAVILGLAVIKKDYRISLYTMVLSAVGAGISIYHYSIQKISFMADHAAACGRVPCTGQYINWLGFITIPFLALTAFIIIFICSYLVWKKTKEVAE